Proteins encoded by one window of Drosophila melanogaster chromosome X:
- the por gene encoding porcupine, isoform C, which produces MDYQYFEEESDYIDLDEEEEDDDVVTAGSLDHRFGQPNGEEDYYFGGDDVEEELVVDGHGVLELAGRLLESLQSCVQPSVLQVMQYVAPMLLLCLLCRLLCLLYSQRRRLTSLAPLHLFHFACGLIILQITVGYRLLLLLLLAAVGYLLLQLLRLGRRGAQVLAVLTVGSQFLYELLIWRRRSDWPQLRGIQMVVNMKLISLGFDLTASGQLQARIPGPFAYLGYIYSPATCALGPWVSFGCYMDCLVPRNSWLVSLRRLLPNVVICVLAVTVSNCVAPALSDFFGDSSHFLVMYWDALSVRSSHYFVGMMAQALLVASDQRLDGATKESDMLGPLISQPWRIEWPRSISSLVRSWNIPMHEWLKRYIYAPCKPTASTSRGRILVVVLSTYLVSSLLHGMDLRIYLVLISLAFLAEGESLLRRQLASLLNACITANLCPGKERCRYSHCPSKRRLNSLSYWLARLTNLAFTALAIFHLAYLGVVLLGDDLEVGEDGDSFLWHWQQAGYLSHYIGLGTFVLYLFIS; this is translated from the coding sequence ATGGACTACCAGTACTTCGAGGAGGAATCGGACTACATTGATctggacgaggaggaggaggatgacgaCGTGGTGACAGCCGGCAGCTTGGACCACAGATTTGGGCAGCCAAACGGCGAGGAGGACTATTATTTCGGCGGGGACGAtgtggaggaggagctggtggTAGATGGACACGGTGTCCTGGAGCTGGCCGGGCGCCTACTCGAGAGCCTGCAGAGCTGCGTGCAGCCATCTGTGCTGCAGGTCATGCAGTATGTGGCGCCCATGCTGCTCCTCTGCCTCCTGTGCCGCCTGCTGTGCCTCCTCTACTCGCAGCGCAGACGCCTCACCAGCCTGGCACCGCTGCATTTGTTCCACTTCGCCTGCGGCTTGATTATACTGCAGATCACGGTGGGCTACCGACTGCTCCTACTTCTCCTGCTGGCCGCCGTGGGCTACCTGCTGCTCCAGCTATTGCGACTGGGACGAAGAGGAGCTCAAGTTCTGGCCGTTCTAACCGTGGGCAGCCAGTTCCTGTACGAACTGCTCATTTGGCGGCGGCGCAGTGACTGGCCACAGCTGCGCGGCATCCAGATGGTGGTCAATATGAAGCTTATCTCGCTGGGCTTCGACCTGACCGCCAGTGGGCAGCTGCAGGCGAGGATTCCGGGTCCGTTTGCCTACCTGGGCTACATCTACAGTCCGGCCACCTGCGCCTTGGGGCCCTGGGTGAGCTTCGGCTGCTACATGGACTGTCTGGTGCCACGGAATAGCTGGCTGGTCAGCCTGCGTCGCCTCTTGCCCAACGTGGTGATCTGCGTGCTGGCCGTGACCGTGTCCAATTGCGTGGCTCCGGCGCTGAGTGACTTCTTCGGGGATAGCTCGCACTTCCTGGTCATGTACTGGGACGCACTGAGTGTGCGCAGCAGCCACTACTTTGTGGGCATGATGGCGCAGGCGCTGCTGGTAGCCTCCGATCAGCGACTGGACGGTGCCACCAAGGAGTCGGACATGCTGGGTCCGTTGATCTCGCAGCCCTGGCGCATCGAGTGGCCGCGCTCGATCAGCTCATTGGTCCGGAGCTGGAACATTCCCATGCACGAGTGGCTCAAACGGTACATCTACGCGCCCTGCAAGCCCACCGCGTCCACCTCGAGGGGACGCATCCTGGTGGTCGTGCTCTCCACCTATCTGGTGTCCAGCCTGCTGCACGGCATGGATCTGCGCATCTATCTGGTGCTCATCTCGCTGGCGTTCCTAGCCGAGGGTGAATCGCTGCTCAGGCGGCAGCTCGCCAGCCTCCTGAATGCCTGCATCACTGCCAATCTGTGTCCGGGCAAGGAACGATGTCGGTATAGCCACTGCCCGAGCAAACGGCGATTGAACTCCCTGTCCTACTGGCTGGCGAGGCTCACTAATCTGGCATTCACGGCGCTGGCCATCTTCCACCTGGCCTATCTGGGCGTCGTGCTGCTGGGCGATGACCTGGAAGTCGGCGAGGATGGCGACTCCTTCCTGTGGCACTGGCAGCAGGCTGGCTATCTCAGCCACTACATCGGTTTGGGCACCTTCGTCCTTTACCTGTTCATCTCGTAG
- the CG6106 gene encoding uncharacterized protein, isoform B, producing MDLLFLSRRIFLGDGSQNALIHGGIIVDTEGIIRRVLRSPQEVNTYLYNTESESVYDFGDLVLMPGLIDPNVHINEPGRKDWEGFATATKAAAAGGFTTIIDRPTNAQPPTVSVAHLKAKTSTARGKIYVDVGFWGGLVPGNGDQLAALLGAGVMGLQCTLCDPAAPVSQEFPAVNESQLEEALSQLDKDQAEGEAIVAVHAELPLTTEIHPDEEAPREYGTFLVTRPPQMEISATQLLCRLANRHPRRCIHILNCSSGESLPLVEECRRQGGNLTVDTCPHYLALAAEDVPDCGTEFKTWPPIRERRNQEQLWQALRPGGAIRMIGSDHSPATPGARALTCGRGRGNFLKAWPGINSLQLSLSVVWTAAANRRGSANLTIADIHRLMCQEPANLCGLSASKGRIAEGYDADFCVWSPEEEFTVGPELLYTATKATPYAGQKLRGVVHATVVRGLHVYQQFEGFGQPLGKVLLRRSSRKLVKFVSM from the exons ATGGATCTGTTGTTTCTCAGCCGGCGAATTTTCCTGGGCGATGGCAGCCAAAACGCCCTGATCCATGGCGGCATCATCGTGGATACAGAGGGCATTATACGCAGGG TGCTACGTTCACCGCAGGAGGTTAATACCTATTTGTACAACACAGAATCCGAATCGGTTTACGATTTCGGGGACCTGGTACTGATGCCCGGTCTGATTGATCCCAATGTCCATATCAACGAGCCGGGTCGCAAGGACTGGGAGGGTTTTGCAACTGCCACCAAGGCGGCGGCCGCCGGTGGCTTCACCACAATCATCGATCGACCCACCAACGCGCAACCACCCACCGTTAGTGTGGCCCATCTCAAGGCCAAAACGTCGACGGCCCGTGGAAAGATCTATGTGGACGTGGGTTTTTGGGGCGGACTAGTGCCCGGAAACGGGGATCAGCTGGCTGCACTTTTGGGTGCCGGTGTCATGGGTCTGCAGTGCACATTGTGCGATCCCGCGGCGCCCGTCTCTCAGGAATTTCCCGCCGTAAACGAATCTCAGCTGGAGGAGGCTCTTTCCCAGTTGGACAAGGATCAGGCTGAAGGGGAAGCAATCGTAGCG GTGCATGCTGAGCTGCCGCTGACCACCGAAATCCATCCGGACGAGGAGGCGCCCCGGGAGTATGGCACTTTCCTGGTGACTCGTCCACCCCAAATGGAGATTTCCGCGACGCAGTTGCTCTGCCGGCTGGCGAATCGCCACCCGCGGCGCTGCATACACATCCtcaactgcagcagcggcgAAAGTCTGCCGCTGGTGGAGGAGTGTCGACGGCAGGGCGGGAATCTAACGGTGGACACCTGTCCGCATTACCTGGCCCTGGCGGCCGAGGATGTGCCCGATTGCGGCACGGAGTTCAAGACCTGGCCACCGATTCGGGAGCGTCGCAATCAGGAGCAATTGTGGCAGGCTCTGAGACCGGGCGGAGCCATCCGCATGATTGGCAGTGATCACTCGCCGGCGACGCCGGGTGCACGTGCTCTCACCTGcggaagggggcgtggcaactTCCTGAAGGCGTGGCCGGGCATCAACTCGTTGCAACTCAGCCTGTCGGTCGTTTGGACAGCGGCCGCCAATCGGCGAG GATCCGCCAACCTGACCATCGCGGACATCCATCGTCTGATGTGCCAGGAGCCGGCGAACCTGTGCGGCTTGTCCGCCTCGAAGGGCCGCATTGCCGAGGGCTACGATGCCGACTTCTGTGTGTGGAGTCCCGAGGAGGAGTTCACCGTGGGCCCGGAGCTGCTCTACACGGCCACGAAGGCCACCCCGTACGCGGGTCAAAAGTTGCGGGGCGTGGTGCATGCCACGGTGGTGCGGGGCCTGCATGTCTACCAACAGTTCGAGGGCTTCGGCCAGCCCCTGGGCAAGGTGCTGCTTCGGAGGAGCAGTCGAAAACTGGTCAAGTTCGTGAGCATGTGA
- the CrebB gene encoding Cyclic-AMP response element binding protein B, isoform I, which translates to MDNSIVEENGNSSAASGSNDVVDVVAQQAAAAVGGGGGGGGGGGGGNPQQQQQNPQSTTAGGPTGATNNAQGGGVSSVLTTTANCNIQYPIQTLAQHGLQVQSVIQANPSGVIQTAAGTQQQQQALAAATAMQKVVYVAKPPNSTVIHTTPGNAVQIPPTFPCKIKPEPNTQHPEDSDESLSDDDSQHHRSELTRRPSYNKIFTEISGPDMSGASLPMSDGVLNSQLAGTGAGGNAANSSLMQLDPTYYLSNRMSYNTNNSGIAEDQTRKREIRLQKNREAARECRRKKKEYIKCLENRVAVLENQNKALIEELKSLKELYCQTKND; encoded by the exons ATGGACAACAGCATCGTCGAGGAGAACGGCAACTCGTCGGCGGCATCGGGCTCCAATGACGTGGTCGATGTCGTTGCCCAACaggcggcggcagcggtgggcggcggcggtggaggaggaggaggcggcggcggtggtaacccccagcagcagcaacagaaccCACAAAGTACAACGGCCGGCGGTCCAACGGGTGCGACGAACAACGCCCAGGGAGGCGGAGTGTCCTCCGTGCTGACCACCACCGCCAACTGCAACATACAATACCCCATCCAGACGCTGGCGCAGCACGGACTGCAG GTGCAGTCCGTGATACAGGCCAATCCCTCGGGAGTCATACAGACAGCAGCTGGaacccagcagcagcaacaggcgcTGGCCGCCGCCACAGCGATGCAGAAGGTGGTCTACGTGGCCAAGCCGCCGAACTCGACGGTCATCCACACGACGCCTGGCAATGCAGTGCAA ATCCCTCCAACCTTTCCGTGTAAGATCAAGCCCGAACCGAACACGCAGCACCCGGAGGACAGCGACGAGAGTCTGTCGGACGACGATTCCCAGCACCACCGCAGCGAGCTGACGCGACGGCCGTCGTACAATAAGATCTTCACCGAGATCAGCGGTCCGGACATGAGCG GCGCATCGCTTCCCATGTCCGACGGCGTGCTCAATTCCCAGCTGGCGGGGACCGGAGCGGGGGGCAATGCGGCGAACAGCTCCCTGATGCAATTGGATCCCACGTACTACCTGTCCAATCGGATGTCCTACAACACCA ACAACAGCGGGATAGCGGAGGATCAGACCCGTAAGCGCGAGATCCGGCTGCAGAAGAACAGGGAGGCGGCGCGTGAGTGCCGGCGCAAGAAGAAGGAGTACATCAAGTGCCTGGAGAATCGAGTGGCGGTGCTAGAGAACCAAAACAAAGCGCTCATCGAGGAGCTGAAGTCGCTCAAGGAGCTCTACTGTCAGACCAAGAACGATTGA
- the CrebB gene encoding Cyclic-AMP response element binding protein B, isoform Q: MDNSIVEENGNSSAASGSNDVVDVVAQQAAAAVGGGGGGGGGGGGGNPQQQQQNPQSTTAGGPTGATNNAQGGGVSSVLTTTANCNIQYPIQTLAQHGLQVQSVIQANPSGVIQTAAGTQQQQQALAAATAMQKVVYVAKPPNSTVIHTTPGNAVQVRNKIPPTFPCKIKPEPNTQHPEDSDESLSDDDSQHHRSELTRRPSYNKIFTEISGPDMSGASLPMSDGVLNSQLAGTGAGGNAANSSLMQLDPTYYLSNRMSYNTNNSGIAEDQTRKREIRLQKNREAARECRRKKKEYIKCLENRVAVLENQNKALIEELKSLKELYCQTKND, encoded by the exons ATGGACAACAGCATCGTCGAGGAGAACGGCAACTCGTCGGCGGCATCGGGCTCCAATGACGTGGTCGATGTCGTTGCCCAACaggcggcggcagcggtgggcggcggcggtggaggaggaggaggcggcggcggtggtaacccccagcagcagcaacagaaccCACAAAGTACAACGGCCGGCGGTCCAACGGGTGCGACGAACAACGCCCAGGGAGGCGGAGTGTCCTCCGTGCTGACCACCACCGCCAACTGCAACATACAATACCCCATCCAGACGCTGGCGCAGCACGGACTGCAG GTGCAGTCCGTGATACAGGCCAATCCCTCGGGAGTCATACAGACAGCAGCTGGaacccagcagcagcaacaggcgcTGGCCGCCGCCACAGCGATGCAGAAGGTGGTCTACGTGGCCAAGCCGCCGAACTCGACGGTCATCCACACGACGCCTGGCAATGCAGTGCAAGTGCGTAACAAA ATCCCTCCAACCTTTCCGTGTAAGATCAAGCCCGAACCGAACACGCAGCACCCGGAGGACAGCGACGAGAGTCTGTCGGACGACGATTCCCAGCACCACCGCAGCGAGCTGACGCGACGGCCGTCGTACAATAAGATCTTCACCGAGATCAGCGGTCCGGACATGAGCG GCGCATCGCTTCCCATGTCCGACGGCGTGCTCAATTCCCAGCTGGCGGGGACCGGAGCGGGGGGCAATGCGGCGAACAGCTCCCTGATGCAATTGGATCCCACGTACTACCTGTCCAATCGGATGTCCTACAACACCA ACAACAGCGGGATAGCGGAGGATCAGACCCGTAAGCGCGAGATCCGGCTGCAGAAGAACAGGGAGGCGGCGCGTGAGTGCCGGCGCAAGAAGAAGGAGTACATCAAGTGCCTGGAGAATCGAGTGGCGGTGCTAGAGAACCAAAACAAAGCGCTCATCGAGGAGCTGAAGTCGCTCAAGGAGCTCTACTGTCAGACCAAGAACGATTGA
- the CrebB gene encoding Cyclic-AMP response element binding protein B, isoform M encodes MDNSIVEENGNSSAASGSNDVVDVVAQQAAAAVGGGGGGGGGGGGGNPQQQQQNPQSTTAGGPTGATNNAQGGGVSSVLTTTANCNIQYPIQTLAQHGLQVQSVIQANPSGVIQTAAGTQQQQQALAAATAMQKVVYVAKPPNSTVIHTTPGNAVQVRNKIPPTFPCKIKPEPNTQHPEDSDESLSDDDSQHHRSELTRRPSYNKIFTEISGPDMSGKSGGRSLHQSHTHSNTSLSLFKPPHRLTIQCIVELIATHRSFHDALAPGNLSTIPSNSHNAGESVSPSDTIPFSVFVTP; translated from the exons ATGGACAACAGCATCGTCGAGGAGAACGGCAACTCGTCGGCGGCATCGGGCTCCAATGACGTGGTCGATGTCGTTGCCCAACaggcggcggcagcggtgggcggcggcggtggaggaggaggaggcggcggcggtggtaacccccagcagcagcaacagaaccCACAAAGTACAACGGCCGGCGGTCCAACGGGTGCGACGAACAACGCCCAGGGAGGCGGAGTGTCCTCCGTGCTGACCACCACCGCCAACTGCAACATACAATACCCCATCCAGACGCTGGCGCAGCACGGACTGCAG GTGCAGTCCGTGATACAGGCCAATCCCTCGGGAGTCATACAGACAGCAGCTGGaacccagcagcagcaacaggcgcTGGCCGCCGCCACAGCGATGCAGAAGGTGGTCTACGTGGCCAAGCCGCCGAACTCGACGGTCATCCACACGACGCCTGGCAATGCAGTGCAAGTGCGTAACAAA ATCCCTCCAACCTTTCCGTGTAAGATCAAGCCCGAACCGAACACGCAGCACCCGGAGGACAGCGACGAGAGTCTGTCGGACGACGATTCCCAGCACCACCGCAGCGAGCTGACGCGACGGCCGTCGTACAATAAGATCTTCACCGAGATCAGCGGTCCGGACATGAGCGGTAAATCCGGGGGACGATCTCTCCACCAGTCACACACCCACTCGAACACATCTCTGTCGCTCTTTAAACCACCACATCGCCTAACAATCCAATGCATCGTCGAGCTGATCGCCACTCATCGTTCATTTCACGATGCACTTGCGCCTGGCAATCTTTCGACCATTCCCAGCAACTCTCATAACGCTGGGGAATCGGTCAGTCCATCAGACACCATTCCATTCTCAGTGTTTGTAACCCCATGA
- the CrebB gene encoding Cyclic-AMP response element binding protein B, isoform F, translating to MDNSIVEENGNSSAASGSNDVVDVVAQQAAAAVGGGGGGGGGGGGGNPQQQQQNPQSTTAGGPTGATNNAQGGGVSSVLTTTANCNIQYPIQTLAQHGLQVQSVIQANPSGVIQTAAGTQQQQQALAAATAMQKVVYVAKPPNSTVIHTTPGNAVQVRNKIPPTFPCKIKPEPNTQHPEDSDESLSDDDSQHHRSELTRRPSYNKIFTEISGPDMSDNSGIAEDQTRKREIRLQKNREAARECRRKKKEYIKCLENRVAVLENQNKALIEELKSLKELYCQTKND from the exons ATGGACAACAGCATCGTCGAGGAGAACGGCAACTCGTCGGCGGCATCGGGCTCCAATGACGTGGTCGATGTCGTTGCCCAACaggcggcggcagcggtgggcggcggcggtggaggaggaggaggcggcggcggtggtaacccccagcagcagcaacagaaccCACAAAGTACAACGGCCGGCGGTCCAACGGGTGCGACGAACAACGCCCAGGGAGGCGGAGTGTCCTCCGTGCTGACCACCACCGCCAACTGCAACATACAATACCCCATCCAGACGCTGGCGCAGCACGGACTGCAG GTGCAGTCCGTGATACAGGCCAATCCCTCGGGAGTCATACAGACAGCAGCTGGaacccagcagcagcaacaggcgcTGGCCGCCGCCACAGCGATGCAGAAGGTGGTCTACGTGGCCAAGCCGCCGAACTCGACGGTCATCCACACGACGCCTGGCAATGCAGTGCAAGTGCGTAACAAA ATCCCTCCAACCTTTCCGTGTAAGATCAAGCCCGAACCGAACACGCAGCACCCGGAGGACAGCGACGAGAGTCTGTCGGACGACGATTCCCAGCACCACCGCAGCGAGCTGACGCGACGGCCGTCGTACAATAAGATCTTCACCGAGATCAGCGGTCCGGACATGAGCG ACAACAGCGGGATAGCGGAGGATCAGACCCGTAAGCGCGAGATCCGGCTGCAGAAGAACAGGGAGGCGGCGCGTGAGTGCCGGCGCAAGAAGAAGGAGTACATCAAGTGCCTGGAGAATCGAGTGGCGGTGCTAGAGAACCAAAACAAAGCGCTCATCGAGGAGCTGAAGTCGCTCAAGGAGCTCTACTGTCAGACCAAGAACGATTGA
- the CrebB gene encoding Cyclic-AMP response element binding protein B, isoform O: MDNSIVEENGNSSAASGSNDVVDVVAQQAAAAVGGGGGGGGGGGGGNPQQQQQNPQSTTAGGPTGATNNAQGGGVSSVLTTTANCNIQYPIQTLAQHGLQVQSVIQANPSGVIQTAAGTQQQQQALAAATAMQKVVYVAKPPNSTVIHTTPGNAVQIPPTFPCKIKPEPNTQHPEDSDESLSDDDSQHHRSELTRRPSYNKIFTEISGPDMSDNSGIAEDQTRKREIRLQKNREAARECRRKKKEYIKCLENRVAVLENQNKALIEELKSLKELYCQTKND, from the exons ATGGACAACAGCATCGTCGAGGAGAACGGCAACTCGTCGGCGGCATCGGGCTCCAATGACGTGGTCGATGTCGTTGCCCAACaggcggcggcagcggtgggcggcggcggtggaggaggaggaggcggcggcggtggtaacccccagcagcagcaacagaaccCACAAAGTACAACGGCCGGCGGTCCAACGGGTGCGACGAACAACGCCCAGGGAGGCGGAGTGTCCTCCGTGCTGACCACCACCGCCAACTGCAACATACAATACCCCATCCAGACGCTGGCGCAGCACGGACTGCAG GTGCAGTCCGTGATACAGGCCAATCCCTCGGGAGTCATACAGACAGCAGCTGGaacccagcagcagcaacaggcgcTGGCCGCCGCCACAGCGATGCAGAAGGTGGTCTACGTGGCCAAGCCGCCGAACTCGACGGTCATCCACACGACGCCTGGCAATGCAGTGCAA ATCCCTCCAACCTTTCCGTGTAAGATCAAGCCCGAACCGAACACGCAGCACCCGGAGGACAGCGACGAGAGTCTGTCGGACGACGATTCCCAGCACCACCGCAGCGAGCTGACGCGACGGCCGTCGTACAATAAGATCTTCACCGAGATCAGCGGTCCGGACATGAGCG ACAACAGCGGGATAGCGGAGGATCAGACCCGTAAGCGCGAGATCCGGCTGCAGAAGAACAGGGAGGCGGCGCGTGAGTGCCGGCGCAAGAAGAAGGAGTACATCAAGTGCCTGGAGAATCGAGTGGCGGTGCTAGAGAACCAAAACAAAGCGCTCATCGAGGAGCTGAAGTCGCTCAAGGAGCTCTACTGTCAGACCAAGAACGATTGA
- the CrebB gene encoding Cyclic-AMP response element binding protein B, isoform R codes for MQKVVYVAKPPNSTVIHTTPGNAVQIPPTFPCKIKPEPNTQHPEDSDESLSDDDSQHHRSELTRRPSYNKIFTEISGPDMSGASLPMSDGVLNSQLAGTGAGGNAANSSLMQLDPTYYLSNRMSYNTNNSGIAEDQTRKREIRLQKNREAARECRRKKKEYIKCLENRVAVLENQNKALIEELKSLKELYCQTKND; via the exons ATGCAGAAGGTGGTCTACGTGGCCAAGCCGCCGAACTCGACGGTCATCCACACGACGCCTGGCAATGCAGTGCAA ATCCCTCCAACCTTTCCGTGTAAGATCAAGCCCGAACCGAACACGCAGCACCCGGAGGACAGCGACGAGAGTCTGTCGGACGACGATTCCCAGCACCACCGCAGCGAGCTGACGCGACGGCCGTCGTACAATAAGATCTTCACCGAGATCAGCGGTCCGGACATGAGCG GCGCATCGCTTCCCATGTCCGACGGCGTGCTCAATTCCCAGCTGGCGGGGACCGGAGCGGGGGGCAATGCGGCGAACAGCTCCCTGATGCAATTGGATCCCACGTACTACCTGTCCAATCGGATGTCCTACAACACCA ACAACAGCGGGATAGCGGAGGATCAGACCCGTAAGCGCGAGATCCGGCTGCAGAAGAACAGGGAGGCGGCGCGTGAGTGCCGGCGCAAGAAGAAGGAGTACATCAAGTGCCTGGAGAATCGAGTGGCGGTGCTAGAGAACCAAAACAAAGCGCTCATCGAGGAGCTGAAGTCGCTCAAGGAGCTCTACTGTCAGACCAAGAACGATTGA